The Maniola hyperantus chromosome 24, iAphHyp1.2, whole genome shotgun sequence genome contains the following window.
agattCCTCATGAATTATCTATTTTTAGCACAAAAATAACTTGACCTAATAGAAAAAGAGAAATTTTAAGATCGGAAAAATACCGGCCTAGAGTTTGAATAATTTAGCTTGTCAAAAAAGTCGATATCGATGTATCTATCAACGGTCAAGTAaactattttatgtatttttttttttttttttttttttttttaatacaataaaacttaaagctagccttatctaattactatataaatcatgaccgcgtggaatggtgccaagaatactttTGCTATACATTTGATATTTACAAGTAAACTTGATTTACAACTGCAAAAGTTCTTCTGACGAAATCCTTGAGGGATCATTCGGGTTTCTATTCTATAGGTATGTAAACTTTGTAAAATCTAATgagtacataaataatatagttGCTTGATAATTTTCTGACTAATatcgataatttaattatttggctGATCTTCGAATTCGAATCCCCATAAGAATTTTACATTTCAATTTTTCGCATATGGCACAttgattgtaaaaaaaatgttatttatttttattgaaagtaGATTGTAAAATCGGTATAAATCTTTAACAAATTATGTATTAAAGTATATTTATAAActtagaaatataaaatttaatttattttatgtaacaaTCGCTTTGAAAAAGTTACATAAACCTATAGTTTCTTAAACTAAATGCTAAAGAAGGAAATGCACAATTAATAGGAATGTTCACCGTGCGTCATTGTCAGTgtcaaaaaagaagaagaagacgagTGTTAAAGTGACAGAAAGAGAAAGAcatttttgataaaaacaattttaaatttctttttttgCATTCAATTATTTCCTCGTACGGATAATTAGTAAGTTACAAgttgtacctaattaatttacaaGGATTCTTGAATAGGAAATTCAACCATGGATGATTGCGAGAGCGAAAGTGATTGCAATCGCAATAAGGTAACCTCAAAATTTGTTTATAAACTTACCGTTGACCTTATCCACTCTTACcttgatattttatattttctggaATACCTTCAGAGGTCCATATGATTCACCTGACATTGCAAATATATGCCAAAGCCATTGGTAACATTACtctgcaattttatttttaagatgagGCCTgtaagtttattatttttattattcatccgCCTAAATAAATTACGTactagtgataagttttttagatttatttaagaGGAACAGTTTGGCTGTACATTTTGATTTCTATAAAAGTAAcggtttaaatatataatatattcggcAGAATACgagcgctcaggttttattttttaaaacctgcagcataaATGCTGAGCCGGGGTCTTTTTATCTTGTTCATGTGGGTGCAAGAACTTTTAAATAACTATTGAGTACTATCTAGtgccctcgacttcgtacgcgtggatttagatttttaaaaatcctgtgagtaatatttgattttccaggataaaaagtagcctatgttattctccaggtcttaaactatacccattcaaaaaatcacgttgatctgttgcgacgtaattgaagggcaaaccaacaaaccagactcgtggcacagtctgcagatgtccgagccctggagcttaaggttGTACATGTGCCTGTATAGACCACAGTGACTCAGAGGGTACCTTCCTGTTGAAGGATTTGACCAGTGTTCTAATCAGCTTCATcctcatcagcctgtggacgtccactgctggacataggctttccctaaaagcgccaccacacctggtcctcagccttcctcatccagccacttcctgccagcctctttatatcgtcggtccatcgtgctggagggcttcccacactatgcttgcttaaacgtggtctccactcaaggactatTCGGCTCGCAACTCCATTGGAGTACCAACTAATCAGCTTacattaataaaaacaaaattaaccacattatttatttttacaggaTCGCAGTCCGTCTCCTGGTGTGAAGTCAACAGCTGTGGTGAAGTACACAGCATTTCAGAGCCCTGTGGGATATGCGCGCCTGCAATGTAACACAGATCTCAACCTACCACCCTCCAACTGGGGTGGGATAGACTCATATGGCCTGAAGCAGATACTGACGAGAGATAGCGGCCTATCCAGgtatactagctcatgcccgagacttcgttcgcatggactacacaaatttcacccccttaggggttgaattttcaaaaatccttttttattggatgtctgcatgccaaatttcaacccaattggtccagtagtttgaactgtgcgttgataggtcagtcagtacatttttcttttatatatttagatgactagctgatgcccgcaacttcttacgcatagatttaggttttttaaaaatcctgtgggaactctttgattgccCAGGATAataagaagcctatgtcactctaggtcctcaactatacctatgcaaaaaatgcGCGTCGCAATTTGCGcaaccattgcgacgtgatttgtattcttttaaattaatagttatattttgatatgtatttaaaattaaattaatgaattaattaGTTATCTTATATCATTATAGCTTTAGAATGGCGCACATGTTCCCAGACTGTGTTGGTGAGGTAGATGTGATATCAGATGCAGAGTGTATTAAAAAACTTCTCAAACTGCCTTACCAGCCTAATGGTACTGTAAGTATTACCTAATAATACAATTGAAATGGtcacaaaaactttttaaaatgttctgttttgtattaaatttttttttttttttgaaatgcaaaaatgtgtaggtaggttgtttttttttacagatttgAGGGATCACAGAGgaattcaaaatatttaatcCAAAACTACAgtgccgaaagtaatgtacatcggcccttagaatgacatttcgactttgtagagcattatctctgtcactcatacctatatgacattttgtcggtctcaacgagagagatatcttagtatataagataatttataagtttaggttaaaataaaattatttataagtcATGagttaggctagatcgtaatacaaTTGAGTACctaattttcctttttttttttaaaaaaaaaaaacgagggAGACGGTGCtccacaaatctgctatctccttctaaaggtcaatgtacattactttcggccgcgtactctaACTGTTGAAGTTAATAAAATAGCACCTTATTTCTAGGTAAGCATGATGGTACACAGAGTGGAGAATACACTGCTGTTGGATGATTTTGACGTGTACGAGTATCTCATGAAGTCAGAATGGTCCTGGCTGAAGGACTTCTTCTATGAGAACATATTGAAAACTATGTCCGAAAAGGTAAGGACGATAGAATAGATTTGTTGAATTTAATCGTTGTTTTACAAGCaacagcaaaaatataaaataaactttctcTTTAAAACAGTGGAGGTGAATTATTGAATTAAAATTGATTATGAAATGATGATCtaatcttcttctatatataaaaatgaatcgctgaatgtgttattgatcgcaaatctcgagaacagctaaaccgatttcgctaattctttttttgtaatattccttgaagtacgaggatggttcatacggagagaaaaagttatggtattaaaaaaattaaagaatcgactgttaggcggtacgaagttcgccggggcagctggTGATTTAATAATTACagagaataatttattaaatacctaaaatCCACGtcgtttgttagttttatgtgttaTACCCAATTGAACCCGGAACCTCAACTTATAAGAACACAGCGgtcaccactgtgccagggaagTCATCCATAAGTCCTGTTCTGTTTGCCAGCTCCTCAAATGGTATATGACTGTTTTATACAGGAGCGCATGTCGCTGACGCTGGCGCCTAGCCCCAGTTCAGCGTTACAGCTGACTCATAAGTTCCTATCGCACAGTGTGGCGGAGCGCCCGCAGCCGTTACCTGCCGAGACTCCGCACCCGCCCATGTGCTTACCCGGTGAATATACACTTTACCTACAACCAAACAAGCAATAGCTTCCATTTCCTCCCCTTACATCTGTCTAAGATAAATAGACACAATTGGACTATTTTATCAGTtcatttcataattttgctgatgcgacttataaaagtggcaGTGGCATGcctcatgcctgtcgtagaggcgatggccgttggagccgggaagtccttgagtggagaccgcgtttaagcaagcgtagtgtgggacgccctccagtacgatggaccgacgatataaagaggctggcggaaagtggctggatgagaaaggctgagGATTGGGGTGTAGTGGCGCTCTTTTCTTTTCTAtaagacctttgtccagcagtggacgtccacaggctgatgatgatgatgatgaattataaaagtggtagtgaTGTACCAGTTTTggtgtaataatttttaatctaGTTTCGCTTAAACTATCTcctgatgattgattgatgaatGATTGAgtaatttagattatttaaaaaaacatagtcagttattttgaaatttctgtTTCTAGGACCATTTCTCCCAGAACCCGAAACCCGTCCAGAAGCCGAACCAGCGAAAGAGCAAAACTTCAACCGCAATGTCCTCTGGACTTTCGAAGACATCCATATGTTAATAGGCAGCAACCTTCCTATCTTCGGCGACAAGGACCGACCTTGCGTCAGCTTACGTTTGCGAGACGCCAGAGAAGCCATCAACGTACTAACAGGCATCGACTATTGGTTGGACAACTTAATGTGCAATGTCCCAGAAGTATTAATGTGCTACCATTTAGATGGAATAGTCCAAAAGTACGAGCCGATGAAAACTGAGGACTTACCCAATATGGAGAACAGTAGATTCTCACCGAAAGTCATAAGGAATGTTGCTCAAAATATCCTATCCTTTTTGAAATCTAACGCGACGAAAGCGGGCCATACGTATTGGTTGTTCAAAGGTCCGCATGATGATGTGGTGAAGCTCTACGATTTGACGTCTCTATGTCCGGATACTATGGACAATCCGTTTACAACGCCCGTAGCAATGTTATTATATAGAGTGGCAAGGAATATGCGATTGATGAACAGGTCCAAACATGTCCGGCAATTGTTGGAACATGTTGTGGAGTTATTGAAGGTTGAGAGGTACCCCCAGATCGTGGCGTCTTCCCACTATATGTTATCAGATTTGTATGTTCCCGCTACGACAAATCCAGCTTGCCCGAACTTCAAAGGTAAGCACAGATTTTTTTGATGTACTTAAAGTGATTTTCAAAGGTCACTTttgttgtccgtccgtctgtctctcCACTTAACTATTTAATGTCCAAAAATTTCCAAAGACTATGGGCAATGCGTTTACAATACCAGTTGCAATGTTATTGTATAGAGTGGCAAGGAATATGCAATTGATGAACAGGTCCAGACATGTCCGGCAATTGTTGGAACATGTTGTGGAGTTATTGAAGGTTGAGAGGTACCCCCAGATTGTGGCGTCTTCCCACTATATGTTGTCGGATCTATATGTTCCTGCTACCACAAACCCAGCTTGTCCGAACTTCAAAGGTAAGAACCATCATAACCATAACCATAACCATCAAGAAGACAAGATATGCCCACgcgaacaaaacttttcacggttttgCAATCAAAAAATCAGCGCCACCGCTtggatactaatgaacgacccgtttgaaatccagacgtcactgaggttgcattggtgctaaagcaccaatgagtcggtgccattttgtttgttcaatggccctgaccatacgaagtaatatatacctaagtcaATGGTAAGAACACAAAATTTTTTGATATCTTGAAAAGGCTTTTTAACAATGACTTTGTTGTTTCTTCATCTGTATGTCCACTTTTCTATTTGACTTGGGAGATTGCGTGAAAATAACACAgatttttttcgaaaatagcCAAACAGAATGGCTATCTTAAAGCCGCCATCTTGTACCGAGGTTGTACCAAGCTATTTCTTACCAACTAAATGACATGATAACAAAAAACTTTTGGCgacttattttgaaaaaagtaaTGGCGCGCGCATTTACTTCGACGGAAGAGAAGATTTAAAAGACacactatatttattttttggggAACTGATCATATTGTATGAAATTATATATTCTATTTGCAGACGAAAGCTCGGATTCGGAAGAGGAGTCAGATTTCGGGAACTATGCGGAGTTTCCTGGGCATCCCCCTTCTGATGTTGACAGTGGGTGCGAAAGAGACAGCAACATAACGGACAAGGACGAAGCGAGCGATAAAGTCGAGATTATGAGCGACACCACAGACAAGGTAATTACACATTTCAACTAAAAAGAACATATCAATGTCAGACTTATTCAtgaaatatcagtatggattagtatggaccAGGGATGTTACGGAAGTGGTTATATAGGAAACGGACTTGTTAAATTGGTTATATCGAAACCGGAACCGGAATCGAAGGTAAAGGCAGAAGAGAGATGTTACGGGTAGAtctaagaaaataaaatcacaCACATTTATTCATCATTCACTTATTTTAtggcatatggatccgagacatggtcgctaactatgggcctcataagaaaactaagagtcactcagcgggcgatggagagagctatgctcgtagtttctctacatgatcaaatcagaaatgaggagatccgtaggagaactagagtaaccgatatagctcaacgggttgcgaagctgaagtggcaatgggcagggcacatagttcgtacaatcgatagacgttggggtcccaaggtgctggaatggccacctcgcaccggaagacgcagcattggaagacccccccccactaggtggacagacgaaatAACTTTGAATTAACTTTAGGTTCGGCAAACTTTTTTTGTGTAGCGATGTCAGGTATGTTATACCTGTAGCATTTGGATATGTAAATACATAAACACAATACATTTTGCTCCAGGACGAGAAGTGCGAGGGAGATGACCACAGTGAGCCAGGTGTGTGCGAGCGAGAGAGCAGCAGTGAAAGTACGGAGCTTGCCTTACAAGTGCGTGGACTCGCTCTCAGAGACATTGGCCATAGAAATTCTTCACACCATACCGTAAGTTAACACCTAAGCTCCTTCGCAAATCGCACACGGGTCGTAAGCGTAGTCGTATCGTAAGCGTATCGTTACGACGCTACGCGTACGAGACCTGCAGTGTTGCACAAACGAATCGTCGCATAGACGGTATCGTTTTGGATATCAGTTAAAACATTGTGTATAAGtcattgttctttttagaattTCTTACCTGTCCAGTTCATTTTCAACGATAATTCTGCCCAAgccaataattaaaaaaaaaatcgacaactcgaaagtgtgagaaacaatagtaactagacgtaacgtgaatactgaatagtaggtaggtccacttgaaccgcgctgccaataaagtgaaaaagtttagagcaaaataagctctcgcgcaagttacgtaagggcggctTACCTGGAGCGGGGTTGGAAATAGACTCCCTTTtggttgtgatttttttttttttttttttttttattcagatacaagttagcccttgactgcaatttcacctggtggtaagtgatgatgcagtctaagatgatagcgggctaacctggaaggggtatggcagtttttattaaacccatacccctttggtttctacgcggcatcgtaccggaacgctaaatcgcttggcggcacggctttgccggtagggtggtaactagccacggccgaagcctcccaccagaccagaccagaaatttagaaattataaaattccaaacccctgccaggaatcgaacccgggacctcccactattaaaaccacagcgcttaccactgcgccagggaggtcgtcaaatatgattttatttggccattcgtgtcgacgttgggacacgaaggcccttactttatctaaattacaatactacttatgctagattaatgccgccttaaaactaactctatcgattttatatcgatttcccctctaccgttctgtggtcggttagcaccagagatcacgtacattggtggctgcagaccttgatgattccatgtgccggaacgtgatgagatgGCAAATTTCTACACGTAGCTGGACTGCTagacgacatgttagctcccccggcgatgcctgggttttatatagataaaaaaaaataaaaaaaataaaaattatttattcttcaaatttacataTGAACATAAACACTAGGGAAACGGTAATAGCtgtgttagttaaaaaaaaaactgtgttacAGCTATTAGCGCCCACCTCcggatttagatatttattacaGTAATATAGAAATGGAGTAGATTAgtaatactactactactactaataatACTAGTAATACTAGATAGGTAAGGATAGTTGTATCCGTAACACTCTCATGTGTTATTTATATAGAGTAGCTCTCACATATacaatatctgtcaccggctgtactcacgtgtttagtcgacgttagcccgactagtttcgaacccatccggggtcctttttcaagggagtcagttcgcgcacgcgtcgtggTTGAGACTTCGAGCTGCGGTGCTTCGAGGTGACAGATATTGCATATAACTATTACCTACACAagatactttgaaagttgaaatacaCAAAATTAATTACAGGACGAGAAAGCCAAGACAGATCCGGGTAAAGGTCTCGGGATTGAACCCGCAACCCGCTGCGGACGCGCCTTGCGACATGCTCTGAAAGGACTAAAGGCTTTGCACCATCTTACTATCAATAAATCAAAGGTACAttcaatacttttttatttttttattagaaccaacagtacccgtagtacaagattttacgtctcaccaaaccaaaccaaattcgagagtcgaaatacttccgcgttacagtaaactggatcttaaatgccttgttttaaagctcaagtttgtctacacttctacagccagcgctccaagcggaaacattgcgaaattaaaatcagtggcattgaatatttgacttcaattcaaggctgtttaggtccattttactgtaacgcggaagtatttcgactctcgaatttggtttcgtttggtgagacgtaaaatcttgtactacgggtacagcttacattaatctattataatcttaaacttaagtaactacaagcaaataaaaggttttcacaattagatactaaattaaaagttattttttcatgttcaaactttttttttacactttCCAGATATATAatgaactaaaagcttaatttgctataacatgcagcatgcgaaatgcaccgcgaaacattcgcagtaatttcgcggaatgcgaatgcgaatatgcaaaatatgcgaatatccgcgGATGGTAATGCTAATATTCGTTACGTGATGTAGTAACTAGTGATTAGTGTACATTTATCCACTTTTTGAATTGTTTAATATTTGTCTGATGTGCAATCTGTATCACTATCcaatatccatattataaatgcgaaaaagtgtttgtttgtataTTCGTCTTTCGTTCACGCCGCAAaagttactttttgtcccggaaaatcgaagagtttgctcgggatttttaatccgaaatccacgcggatgcagTCGCAGGCCTtatctatataggtatagaGAACTAGAAAGATATTTTATGCatataaaacttttacaagtgcttttgtatcgtcaaaaaaacctaccacgggttcagaatgcctttcctatactttcgagaagaaccagcaaaactCGGCGGCTCTAGTTATTAAATGTGAGGTGTAAGATGTGGTGActaataaatatacaaacaaaacaaacttaattaaaatatctattgatagaatattatataatattaataggaaGAACGGGAACGTCTCAAACAACAGATCATAATAGAAGAGCAGCATCCGAAAATGGCGAACCCGTACGAACCAATAAAAATGAACTACGAACCGCTCAAACGCACCAAAGACAACAAAGACCAAAAAGAACACGTCTCTAGGAGCAGACGACGCAAGCGCGAGAAAAAAACCGATAAATCCGGCAACTTTTTAATCGAAACTAAATCCGCGATCGATAAAAACGCGATTCTAGtccgaaaagaaaaaaataccaTCCCAAATCTACACGAACCTAATAGAGATGACAATTTTGCTTGGAAATTACATTTGAAAactttattgtatgaaaaaatatgcCTTGCATACGCAACTTTGGCTGAATATAGTTACTCTCATGAACAGTACGGGTTTTCTCTCAAGTATATAGATATGGCCAATAAATGCCAAAGGTTGTTGAGCAATATGATCATAAAGAGTAGGGTTGTAGATGCCAGTTGCCTTATTGGCCGTGTTGgtgacaatttttttcaattgaGCAAACATTGGAACAGTTTAGAGCAATTCAGGAAACAGTTTGAGACGGACCACGAAATTGACGGTCAAATAAAACTTGAAATAGAAAATGATATGGCTGAGGAATTGGATGGCGAAATTGGTGATGCATTCGAATTGGGTAAGTTTTCGTCCTTTTCTTACATTGGACCATATTAGGTGGTGAAGTGGAAGCGGTGGTAAAGAATGCGCTAAAGCCGCCAAGAAATGCAAAAtcgctattaaaaaaaactaaaatataggAACTAGAGTCTCTAAAATTTAAAAGatgggtatagtacgcgacaggtcgagatagcaattgagtatttgactacatcaaaaataaattatttctcagtgattattattaaatagtatatatcttccaaaatacgtaaaatcgacatcctttgttagttttaagcgtaatatccattttaaattatcgattaaaaagtacgtcattatgatgtgacgtcacattccagtatttcatacaATCTCGCATACTAAACGCGCGTTTTGACGGGCATTGGGggcggaacgccccgcacacccgcacagcccccacgctaaaaCTTCGAAATTTTGGTGTTGGTATTTCCAAACATTTTCATTTTGgcattttttgtttttggcaTTGCTCTAAATGGATTATGATGCTCAAATGGAGCTTAATGTTCAGAAATAGCCCTGCCAAAGAGCGAGACGGAAGCGATGCTGTCGTCGTGCGAGTTCTACCGCAAGGCGGGACTGGTGTCGGACGACGAGACGCACAAACGGGACGAGTTGTTACGTCGGAGGGCCTCCGTGTGCAACGAACTCGCTGTCCGATACATGAACGATGCGCAACGTGAGTATGTCAACTCAGCCgccctcacaacgggctgttCGAGCAGCGGCGTGCAGTTCAACCGCGACGTGTACGCGAActggaccccggatgggttcgaaactagtcgggctaacgtcgactaaacacgtgagtacagccgggtgtaagatatgtataatatggaaatcactcacgatagtttaaacgctaaaaaacgTGAGTATGTGTTGATATATGAATGAGAGCGTAATTTATGATttacctaaaaacaaaaaaaatgaccCGCGACATCAAGCTAAAAATGCCGCCTATTGTACTATCTTATtataatttcttatttattttctactagctgtttgcttgcgacttcgtacgcgtccCGCGGGAAACTGTCTTTTTTcgtggatttaaaaaataaatttttccatACCATTTATAAacatactagctaatgcccgcgacctcatacgcgtggatttaggttctttataaatcccgtgggaactctttgattttccgggataaaaagtagcatatgtcactctcctataaactatacccatgtaaaaaatcacgtcgatccgttgctccttttcgacatgattgaaggacaaaccaacaaacaaacactttcgcatttataatattatgggtagtgagggacaataaaaaatattttacttttaactttCACTTCAAATAATTGGTGTTTCTCTCTCGTACAGAGATGTACGTGAAATACGTGGAAGAGGCCGAGCAAAAGGACGGCAACG
Protein-coding sequences here:
- the LOC117993721 gene encoding erythroid differentiation-related factor 1 isoform X2 codes for the protein MDDCESESDCNRNKDRSPSPGVKSTAVVKYTAFQSPVGYARLQCNTDLNLPPSNWGGIDSYGLKQILTRDSGLSSFRMAHMFPDCVGEVDVISDAECIKKLLKLPYQPNGTVSMMVHRVENTLLLDDFDVYEYLMKSEWSWLKDFFYENILKTMSEKERMSLTLAPSPSSALQLTHKFLSHSVAERPQPLPAETPHPPMCLPGPFLPEPETRPEAEPAKEQNFNRNVLWTFEDIHMLIGSNLPIFGDKDRPCVSLRLRDAREAINVLTGIDYWLDNLMCNVPEVLMCYHLDGIVQKYEPMKTEDLPNMENSRFSPKVIRNVAQNILSFLKSNATKAGHTYWLFKGPHDDVVKLYDLTSLCPDTMDNPFTTPVAMLLYRVARNMRLMNRSKHVRQLLEHVVELLKVERYPQIVASSHYMLSDLYVPATTNPACPNFKDESSDSEEESDFGNYAEFPGHPPSDVDSGCERDSNITDKDEASDKVEIMSDTTDKDEKCEGDDHSEPGVCERESSSESTELALQVRGLALRDIGHRNSSHHTDEKAKTDPGKGLGIEPATRCGRALRHALKGLKALHHLTINKSKEEERERLKQQIIIEEQHPKMANPYEPIKMNYEPLKRTKDNKDQKEHVSRSRRRKREKKTDKSGNFLIETKSAIDKNAILVRKEKNTIPNLHEPNRDDNFAWKLHLKTLLYEKICLAYATLAEYSYSHEQYGFSLKYIDMANKCQRLLSNMIIKSRVVDASCLIGRVGDNFFQLSKHWNSLEQFRKQFETDHEIDGQIKLEIENDMAEELDGEIGDAFELEIALPKSETEAMLSSCEFYRKAGLVSDDETHKRDELLRRRASVCNELAVRYMNDAQQMYVKYVEEAEQKDGNAKLVYKQFSSLSRRSAECLDEATTIFTQVNDVPNLALLYCNKARYMRFRAHCIQGGFNSEKRSLYSQAEDLYTSALKLLGPRESCGAASVWDLVSWELSCHLYTRAVLMQDCPGVYANEVAEVAEAFKHALKHCLLSPGPRQYLYQFRAAMIYHRLGSLYHAQYRMTTEEGPRRRSMLNATCSQYEKAALQFAALEDAAMFLTVRLEHVAALEAHAAVSPNVKLKSLQNAIELLRQCQSIMKVLKDRDPDEQKETPKPEEGDEKTLKNEHSLLSLYENRLHYILRNIIQYCRSKSNKDYEKITDMYKKLYCASLKIRKNEDVRLYASSICDVLVAMDGISKDFE
- the LOC117993721 gene encoding erythroid differentiation-related factor 1 isoform X1, whose product is MPKPLVTLLCNFIFKMRPDRSPSPGVKSTAVVKYTAFQSPVGYARLQCNTDLNLPPSNWGGIDSYGLKQILTRDSGLSSFRMAHMFPDCVGEVDVISDAECIKKLLKLPYQPNGTVSMMVHRVENTLLLDDFDVYEYLMKSEWSWLKDFFYENILKTMSEKERMSLTLAPSPSSALQLTHKFLSHSVAERPQPLPAETPHPPMCLPGPFLPEPETRPEAEPAKEQNFNRNVLWTFEDIHMLIGSNLPIFGDKDRPCVSLRLRDAREAINVLTGIDYWLDNLMCNVPEVLMCYHLDGIVQKYEPMKTEDLPNMENSRFSPKVIRNVAQNILSFLKSNATKAGHTYWLFKGPHDDVVKLYDLTSLCPDTMDNPFTTPVAMLLYRVARNMRLMNRSKHVRQLLEHVVELLKVERYPQIVASSHYMLSDLYVPATTNPACPNFKDESSDSEEESDFGNYAEFPGHPPSDVDSGCERDSNITDKDEASDKVEIMSDTTDKDEKCEGDDHSEPGVCERESSSESTELALQVRGLALRDIGHRNSSHHTDEKAKTDPGKGLGIEPATRCGRALRHALKGLKALHHLTINKSKEEERERLKQQIIIEEQHPKMANPYEPIKMNYEPLKRTKDNKDQKEHVSRSRRRKREKKTDKSGNFLIETKSAIDKNAILVRKEKNTIPNLHEPNRDDNFAWKLHLKTLLYEKICLAYATLAEYSYSHEQYGFSLKYIDMANKCQRLLSNMIIKSRVVDASCLIGRVGDNFFQLSKHWNSLEQFRKQFETDHEIDGQIKLEIENDMAEELDGEIGDAFELEIALPKSETEAMLSSCEFYRKAGLVSDDETHKRDELLRRRASVCNELAVRYMNDAQQMYVKYVEEAEQKDGNAKLVYKQFSSLSRRSAECLDEATTIFTQVNDVPNLALLYCNKARYMRFRAHCIQGGFNSEKRSLYSQAEDLYTSALKLLGPRESCGAASVWDLVSWELSCHLYTRAVLMQDCPGVYANEVAEVAEAFKHALKHCLLSPGPRQYLYQFRAAMIYHRLGSLYHAQYRMTTEEGPRRRSMLNATCSQYEKAALQFAALEDAAMFLTVRLEHVAALEAHAAVSPNVKLKSLQNAIELLRQCQSIMKVLKDRDPDEQKETPKPEEGDEKTLKNEHSLLSLYENRLHYILRNIIQYCRSKSNKDYEKITDMYKKLYCASLKIRKNEDVRLYASSICDVLVAMDGISKDFE
- the LOC117993721 gene encoding erythroid differentiation-related factor 1 isoform X3; amino-acid sequence: MAHMFPDCVGEVDVISDAECIKKLLKLPYQPNGTVSMMVHRVENTLLLDDFDVYEYLMKSEWSWLKDFFYENILKTMSEKERMSLTLAPSPSSALQLTHKFLSHSVAERPQPLPAETPHPPMCLPGPFLPEPETRPEAEPAKEQNFNRNVLWTFEDIHMLIGSNLPIFGDKDRPCVSLRLRDAREAINVLTGIDYWLDNLMCNVPEVLMCYHLDGIVQKYEPMKTEDLPNMENSRFSPKVIRNVAQNILSFLKSNATKAGHTYWLFKGPHDDVVKLYDLTSLCPDTMDNPFTTPVAMLLYRVARNMRLMNRSKHVRQLLEHVVELLKVERYPQIVASSHYMLSDLYVPATTNPACPNFKDESSDSEEESDFGNYAEFPGHPPSDVDSGCERDSNITDKDEASDKVEIMSDTTDKDEKCEGDDHSEPGVCERESSSESTELALQVRGLALRDIGHRNSSHHTDEKAKTDPGKGLGIEPATRCGRALRHALKGLKALHHLTINKSKEEERERLKQQIIIEEQHPKMANPYEPIKMNYEPLKRTKDNKDQKEHVSRSRRRKREKKTDKSGNFLIETKSAIDKNAILVRKEKNTIPNLHEPNRDDNFAWKLHLKTLLYEKICLAYATLAEYSYSHEQYGFSLKYIDMANKCQRLLSNMIIKSRVVDASCLIGRVGDNFFQLSKHWNSLEQFRKQFETDHEIDGQIKLEIENDMAEELDGEIGDAFELEIALPKSETEAMLSSCEFYRKAGLVSDDETHKRDELLRRRASVCNELAVRYMNDAQQMYVKYVEEAEQKDGNAKLVYKQFSSLSRRSAECLDEATTIFTQVNDVPNLALLYCNKARYMRFRAHCIQGGFNSEKRSLYSQAEDLYTSALKLLGPRESCGAASVWDLVSWELSCHLYTRAVLMQDCPGVYANEVAEVAEAFKHALKHCLLSPGPRQYLYQFRAAMIYHRLGSLYHAQYRMTTEEGPRRRSMLNATCSQYEKAALQFAALEDAAMFLTVRLEHVAALEAHAAVSPNVKLKSLQNAIELLRQCQSIMKVLKDRDPDEQKETPKPEEGDEKTLKNEHSLLSLYENRLHYILRNIIQYCRSKSNKDYEKITDMYKKLYCASLKIRKNEDVRLYASSICDVLVAMDGISKDFE